From the genome of Desulfovibrio gilichinskyi, one region includes:
- a CDS encoding sulfite exporter TauE/SafE family protein: MTPFILVPLIFLSAGFLQGLTGFGSAMIAMPLLAFVLDIKTAVAVCTLCGVIINLKMVLNLRAKIDLKKVLPLTIGSIPGAIFGTIVVKQVNSDIIMFLLGVLLTGYAAYSLLIKPVVLKLHPSWGLLGGFSTGFLTATVSAGGPPAIIYAAVMGWEKDELKSTLAGFFITSATFGAAGHLISGITTFYVFKLFLASLIPVLLGVSLGYSLAGKISDELYKRMVMILLVFMGIMLIFESIG; encoded by the coding sequence ATGACACCATTTATCCTTGTTCCACTAATTTTCCTCAGCGCAGGATTTTTGCAAGGTTTAACAGGGTTCGGATCAGCAATGATCGCCATGCCCCTGCTTGCATTTGTCCTTGATATCAAAACAGCTGTGGCAGTCTGCACTTTGTGCGGAGTTATCATTAATCTTAAAATGGTTCTCAACCTGAGAGCAAAGATTGATCTTAAAAAAGTTCTTCCGCTAACCATAGGCAGTATTCCCGGAGCTATCTTCGGAACTATTGTTGTTAAACAAGTAAATTCTGATATTATTATGTTTTTACTCGGTGTACTCCTTACCGGATATGCTGCGTATTCCCTGCTTATTAAACCTGTAGTTCTAAAATTACATCCTTCATGGGGACTGCTTGGAGGGTTTTCAACTGGCTTTCTCACAGCCACAGTCAGTGCAGGCGGCCCTCCTGCCATTATTTATGCTGCGGTTATGGGTTGGGAAAAAGATGAGCTTAAATCAACTCTTGCCGGATTCTTTATAACCTCGGCAACTTTTGGAGCTGCGGGACACTTAATAAGCGGCATAACTACTTTTTATGTTTTTAAACTTTTTCTTGCTTCTCTTATTCCAGTACTGCTAGGCGTTTCCCTTGGGTATTCACTTGCAGGAAAAATTTCCGACGAACTATACAAAAGAATGGTTATGATTCTGCTTGTCTTCATGGGAATCATGCTTATTTTTGAAAGCATCGGATAA
- a CDS encoding acyl-CoA dehydratase activase, producing MIAGIDIGSRSMELVLLNDNKIVLERKLPTTFDPASQLKIILDGVKADLISATGYGRKLVTEEICKVPCVSLTEIKAYALGISHLFPDARTILDIGGQDTKAISLMKDGKVAKFEMNDRCAAGTGKFLEHLSTVFQIPIEEFGNYALGGTEPLTINSMCTVFAETEATSLMAQGKNPRDIALGLHASIVRRTTNMLHRVGLHEPFVFAGGVANNPCVINMLTQALGIKPLIPEGPDMVGALGSALYGKSLPKIS from the coding sequence ATGATTGCTGGAATTGATATCGGCTCACGATCAATGGAATTAGTACTTCTTAATGACAATAAAATAGTACTGGAACGCAAGCTCCCCACAACTTTCGATCCCGCCTCACAGTTAAAAATCATTCTGGACGGAGTTAAAGCTGATCTGATTTCCGCAACAGGCTACGGCAGAAAGCTTGTAACCGAAGAAATATGCAAAGTCCCCTGCGTATCACTGACTGAAATAAAAGCATACGCACTCGGCATTTCGCACCTTTTCCCGGACGCTCGCACCATTCTCGATATCGGGGGGCAGGATACTAAAGCAATCTCACTTATGAAAGACGGCAAGGTTGCCAAATTCGAAATGAATGATCGCTGCGCAGCCGGAACAGGAAAATTTCTTGAACATCTCTCAACTGTTTTTCAAATCCCCATTGAAGAATTCGGAAATTACGCACTTGGGGGGACTGAGCCGCTCACAATAAACAGCATGTGCACTGTTTTTGCGGAGACAGAAGCGACCTCTTTGATGGCCCAAGGCAAAAATCCGCGTGATATTGCCCTTGGTTTACATGCTTCCATTGTTCGCCGCACAACAAATATGCTGCATAGAGTCGGCCTACACGAACCGTTTGTATTTGCAGGAGGCGTTGCAAACAATCCTTGTGTTATCAACATGTTAACACAGGCTCTTGGCATCAAACCACTCATCCCGGAAGGGCCGGATATGGTCGGAGCACTCGGTTCTGCCCTCTATGGAAAATCATTACCGAAAATATCTTGA
- a CDS encoding class I adenylate cyclase — MAESVNNENLLRELRRFNLYQLEDRQLYELRSKIESRFPYPAVNSNPQQDAKFAVLFYGLAIKSLETEATSTPSTPSANKSDDSAVFISLDALSNLDLLGHTLAAEILSNKLMPLSKVKEWFNRQTQTSHIAIADRMIALGHKLHHERENFARTIISKVSDFEPEKAVCFFKENGTKKGQMTFFTLEKFMTGNYGSKCRNEFINPESLEKISYFSETVPPYPEIELVTDVALHLKSMDPLVMEKVLFAISKLAESIDQTLLKEIIPLAKSPTLSLGKAAMDIIAKFGKQKSGAAFAGLFNQAPKIRAEIINRLPRLDSDNFTKFMAKISPRFHTPVISALFSTLCEEDPHCFGQSISAMRKSFRSNPDKELSELIADSVRLDTPATPPKPPSPSGRNVSGVDFIKIGAPIVLNIEKKLMTKGFKRIFGKEIDDSDSLPDVYSDAQISNQRAHKLNRVRSLARDITFQFCSFSGSDFSASTMEKCKFVGCKFESTSFSNVILKECTFKNCTFSGCSFSKAMLYDTSIMQCSSAATHFDTATFFLCAINNNKFSATTLAGAYFFRTQIKSCTFNISDFREAVFFRGAIHGVTFKNSDFKKTLFNNTEVSNISLVNCSMGKCQAVNISTDASALLTAMRKTLNARLTERERLKKKPAGLSKFDEPSRELIYKAIKRWFAVKDIASNYEKFAENNERRASWAEEKLDAKAKDFFKILPALIHTDKFEKGLKLASAPVPAQIAGYTLSPEAASILEELFPKIEQESPSEGFIPILTILTIGSVGTIAQTPASDLDCWVCCDFSLSSAANRDLLKNKLNLIEEWAMHEFSVEVHFFLMDVQDVKDNNFGISDAESSGSAQGAILKEEFYRSALLIAGKPPLWWFTPANANDKIYQTAKKRVAALKGQNFAVDLGNVPRIPGEEFFGASLWQIVKGVKSPFKSIMKFGLLERYTSGTKAPLLCEAIKKNILEGRRDLRHIDPYMLMYQELAFFYNSQSEFKNAWLTGMALRLKCGMLEGNNTDKVPERPEEKELNEFTANISKQSAESKKQTDDSITDFKSVLNLGEQINLFMINTYKKIRKEQDRFSGVSISPEDLTKLGRKISANYTKRQFKVARLCLPGPKKHFFNNIIVSRPNAKKWILNGESLDESGSRNVITEIKSSPTLSPMLVWLVLNKLYDSSIKIKMDLSASPVRDRDIRSLFTELKKFFPPKTVFDTPIEETLKPERILKAFFIVNLSVPRETDTVKRISLVYNTNWGEVFCKPLKISPKLIKSPAAYLLSEMKEICSEKPEMKLFIPQNSECPLLNIL, encoded by the coding sequence ATGGCTGAATCGGTAAATAATGAGAATCTGCTACGCGAATTACGACGCTTCAATCTTTACCAGCTTGAAGACAGACAACTATATGAACTGCGGTCCAAAATTGAATCAAGATTCCCATATCCGGCAGTAAATTCCAACCCCCAGCAAGATGCTAAATTTGCAGTACTTTTTTACGGTCTCGCCATCAAATCATTAGAGACTGAAGCAACTTCAACGCCGTCTACACCTTCTGCAAATAAATCAGACGATTCTGCTGTCTTCATATCGCTTGACGCGCTATCCAATCTGGATCTTTTAGGACATACGCTTGCCGCGGAAATACTTTCCAATAAGCTGATGCCCCTTTCAAAAGTCAAAGAATGGTTTAACAGACAAACACAAACATCCCATATTGCCATTGCCGACAGAATGATCGCTCTGGGCCATAAACTGCACCACGAGCGGGAAAACTTTGCCCGCACGATTATCTCTAAAGTTTCCGATTTCGAACCGGAAAAAGCGGTTTGCTTCTTCAAAGAAAATGGGACTAAAAAAGGACAGATGACCTTTTTCACTTTGGAAAAGTTCATGACAGGAAACTATGGGTCCAAATGCCGCAATGAATTTATCAATCCTGAATCTCTGGAAAAAATAAGTTATTTTTCAGAAACAGTCCCACCCTACCCGGAAATTGAACTTGTTACAGATGTGGCTCTGCATCTCAAATCCATGGACCCGCTGGTCATGGAAAAAGTTCTTTTTGCAATAAGTAAACTTGCAGAATCAATCGACCAGACACTTTTAAAAGAAATTATTCCGCTTGCAAAATCCCCGACTCTGTCTCTCGGCAAAGCCGCCATGGATATTATCGCTAAATTCGGGAAGCAAAAAAGCGGCGCAGCTTTCGCCGGACTTTTCAATCAAGCTCCTAAAATAAGAGCTGAGATAATCAATAGACTTCCCAGACTGGACAGCGATAATTTCACAAAATTCATGGCGAAAATTTCTCCACGCTTTCATACTCCTGTCATTTCGGCACTATTTTCCACTCTCTGCGAAGAAGACCCGCATTGTTTCGGACAAAGCATATCGGCAATGCGGAAAAGTTTTCGCAGTAACCCGGATAAAGAACTAAGCGAACTGATTGCAGATTCCGTCAGATTAGATACCCCTGCTACGCCGCCTAAACCTCCATCCCCCTCAGGGAGAAATGTTTCAGGAGTGGATTTTATTAAAATAGGCGCACCAATTGTATTAAATATTGAAAAAAAGCTGATGACTAAAGGCTTTAAAAGAATTTTCGGCAAAGAAATAGACGATTCGGATTCTTTACCGGATGTTTATTCAGATGCTCAAATTTCAAACCAGCGAGCCCACAAACTTAACCGGGTGAGAAGTCTAGCGCGAGATATAACTTTTCAATTTTGCTCATTCTCTGGTTCCGATTTTAGTGCATCAACTATGGAAAAATGTAAGTTTGTAGGGTGTAAATTTGAATCGACATCTTTTTCAAATGTAATACTGAAAGAATGCACCTTCAAAAACTGCACATTTTCTGGATGCTCATTCAGCAAAGCAATGCTTTATGATACTTCAATCATGCAGTGCTCAAGTGCAGCAACACACTTCGATACTGCGACATTTTTTCTATGCGCAATCAACAACAATAAATTCTCAGCCACCACCTTAGCAGGTGCTTATTTCTTCAGAACTCAGATAAAATCATGCACTTTCAATATTTCTGATTTTCGGGAAGCTGTTTTTTTCAGGGGAGCAATACATGGAGTTACCTTTAAAAACTCCGATTTTAAAAAGACTCTCTTCAACAACACTGAAGTAAGCAATATTTCATTAGTCAATTGTTCAATGGGAAAATGTCAGGCTGTTAATATTTCCACAGATGCTTCAGCTCTGCTGACCGCAATGAGAAAAACACTTAACGCACGCCTGACGGAAAGGGAACGGCTTAAGAAAAAACCGGCAGGTTTAAGCAAATTTGATGAGCCTTCACGTGAACTGATTTATAAAGCAATAAAAAGATGGTTCGCAGTAAAAGACATCGCCAGCAATTATGAAAAATTTGCAGAGAACAATGAACGGCGTGCAAGTTGGGCTGAAGAAAAATTAGACGCTAAGGCAAAAGATTTTTTCAAAATTCTGCCTGCGCTTATCCACACAGACAAATTTGAAAAAGGATTGAAATTAGCTTCTGCCCCGGTTCCTGCTCAAATTGCCGGATACACTCTGTCGCCTGAAGCAGCTTCTATTCTGGAGGAACTTTTTCCAAAAATTGAACAGGAATCCCCATCTGAAGGATTTATTCCTATCCTGACAATTCTTACAATAGGAAGTGTAGGAACAATAGCTCAAACTCCTGCATCAGATCTTGATTGCTGGGTATGTTGCGATTTCTCGCTCAGCTCAGCTGCAAACCGAGACCTTTTGAAAAACAAGCTGAATTTGATCGAAGAATGGGCCATGCACGAATTCTCAGTAGAAGTTCACTTTTTCCTGATGGATGTACAGGACGTGAAAGATAATAATTTTGGAATAAGTGACGCTGAAAGCTCCGGTTCCGCTCAGGGGGCTATTCTCAAAGAAGAATTCTATAGATCGGCCCTCCTTATCGCAGGCAAGCCACCACTTTGGTGGTTCACTCCTGCTAACGCAAACGACAAAATCTACCAGACCGCAAAGAAACGGGTTGCAGCATTGAAAGGACAAAACTTTGCTGTAGATCTGGGCAATGTTCCACGCATCCCGGGGGAAGAATTTTTTGGAGCATCACTCTGGCAGATTGTTAAAGGTGTTAAAAGTCCTTTCAAATCTATTATGAAATTCGGACTGCTTGAACGTTACACTTCAGGGACAAAAGCTCCCCTGCTGTGTGAGGCAATCAAGAAAAACATCCTTGAAGGGCGACGGGATTTACGCCATATCGACCCATATATGCTTATGTATCAAGAGCTTGCCTTTTTTTATAACAGCCAGAGTGAATTCAAAAATGCATGGCTTACAGGAATGGCTTTGCGGTTAAAGTGCGGGATGCTTGAAGGAAATAATACAGATAAAGTTCCTGAGCGTCCGGAAGAAAAAGAACTCAATGAATTTACCGCGAATATTTCTAAACAAAGTGCAGAGTCCAAAAAACAAACCGATGATAGCATTACAGATTTCAAATCAGTGCTTAATCTGGGTGAACAGATAAATCTTTTCATGATCAATACATATAAAAAAATCAGAAAAGAGCAGGATCGTTTTTCCGGAGTTTCCATCTCACCTGAAGATCTTACAAAACTCGGACGTAAGATTTCGGCAAACTACACAAAACGCCAATTCAAAGTGGCCAGACTTTGCCTGCCGGGTCCGAAAAAGCATTTTTTCAACAATATTATAGTATCCCGCCCCAACGCTAAAAAGTGGATCTTAAACGGTGAATCTCTTGATGAATCAGGTTCAAGAAATGTTATCACAGAAATTAAATCAAGTCCGACACTTTCGCCAATGCTTGTTTGGCTGGTGCTGAACAAATTATACGACAGCAGTATAAAAATTAAAATGGACCTTAGTGCCTCACCGGTAAGAGACCGTGATATACGCAGTTTATTTACAGAGCTGAAAAAATTTTTCCCGCCGAAAACGGTCTTTGATACACCTATCGAGGAGACCCTTAAACCCGAGCGCATTTTAAAAGCTTTTTTCATTGTTAATTTATCTGTTCCCAGAGAAACAGATACTGTTAAAAGAATAAGCCTTGTATACAACACCAACTGGGGTGAAGTATTCTGCAAACCTTTAAAAATCAGCCCTAAGTTAATTAAATCACCTGCGGCCTATCTCCTTAGCGAAATGAAAGAGATTTGCTCAGAAAAACCCGAAATGAAGCTGTTCATTCCGCAAAATTCAGAATGCCCGTTGTTAAATATTCTTTAA
- a CDS encoding double-cubane-cluster-containing anaerobic reductase, translated as MSESAYKEMWENLNLDIAAHDGLLEVLGKFYGDIYMTQEGRLKGMEYLDFVLSEVHGLRIKELMDAKAEGKKIIGTFCVFVPEELSLAVDAVQVGLCAGADAGTEAAETIVPRNTCALIKSFIGFKMAKICPYTESCDLIIGETTCDGKKKAYEAFGEMAPMHIMEVPQRKEASDRILWKSEVLRLKDKLEEVTGKAVTAESLKKGIKIVNDKRRALQRLNKLRAAKPTPISGRDVLLINQVSFYDDPIRFTQSINTLCDQIEERIAKNEGIVPENTPRLMLSGCPMAVPNWKLPYIIEGSGAVVVAEESCIGTRNSRDLVDESGETVEEMIDALCDRYMKIDCACFTPNNERMDNIKALAKETGVDGVIHYSLMFCQPYTHEAFKVEKTLAENDVPMLAIETDYSMEDVEQLKTRIEAFVEMIS; from the coding sequence ATGTCAGAATCGGCGTATAAAGAAATGTGGGAAAATCTGAATCTTGATATCGCAGCCCATGACGGGCTTCTCGAAGTGCTCGGCAAATTCTACGGTGATATTTATATGACCCAGGAAGGACGTCTCAAGGGCATGGAATATCTAGACTTTGTACTCTCAGAAGTGCATGGTCTCCGTATTAAAGAATTGATGGATGCCAAAGCTGAAGGCAAAAAAATAATAGGAACTTTCTGCGTTTTCGTTCCAGAAGAACTTTCTCTCGCGGTTGATGCTGTTCAGGTCGGCCTTTGCGCCGGAGCAGATGCCGGAACCGAAGCTGCCGAAACTATCGTTCCCCGCAACACTTGCGCATTGATAAAATCTTTCATCGGCTTTAAAATGGCAAAAATCTGCCCTTACACCGAATCATGTGACCTCATCATCGGTGAAACAACCTGCGACGGTAAGAAAAAAGCATACGAAGCCTTCGGCGAAATGGCTCCCATGCATATCATGGAAGTACCGCAGCGCAAGGAAGCCAGCGACAGAATTTTGTGGAAATCTGAAGTTCTGCGCTTGAAAGATAAACTTGAAGAAGTTACTGGTAAGGCCGTAACTGCCGAGTCCCTTAAAAAGGGCATAAAAATAGTTAACGATAAAAGACGCGCTCTGCAGAGACTCAACAAACTGCGCGCCGCTAAACCAACACCTATTTCCGGACGTGACGTTCTTCTCATCAATCAGGTCAGCTTTTATGATGACCCTATCCGTTTCACACAGTCCATCAATACACTATGTGATCAAATAGAAGAACGTATTGCCAAAAACGAAGGCATCGTCCCTGAAAATACACCGAGGCTTATGCTCTCCGGCTGTCCAATGGCTGTTCCTAACTGGAAATTACCCTACATAATTGAAGGTTCAGGAGCAGTCGTTGTCGCAGAAGAATCATGCATCGGAACACGCAACAGCCGTGATCTTGTTGATGAATCAGGCGAAACCGTTGAAGAGATGATTGATGCCCTTTGCGACCGCTATATGAAAATAGACTGTGCCTGCTTCACTCCAAATAACGAACGCATGGACAATATTAAAGCTCTCGCAAAAGAAACCGGCGTTGACGGAGTTATCCATTACTCACTCATGTTCTGCCAGCCCTATACTCATGAAGCCTTCAAAGTTGAAAAAACACTTGCAGAAAATGATGTCCCCATGCTTGCAATTGAAACAGATTACAGCATGGAAGATGTCGAACAGCTTAAAACAAGAATTGAAGCCTTTGTGGAAATGATTTCCTAA
- the rlmD gene encoding 23S rRNA (uracil(1939)-C(5))-methyltransferase RlmD, with the protein MTNENNALAKGSTIEIEIESLAFGGQGIARHEGLTIFVDNAVPGQVLRCEITKLKKRFAFAKRLEVITPSKEEATPFCEHFGICGGCLHQDIAYGSQIYWKGRQVSDTLARIGKITKDTEGMGQDTIGSPLQTGYRNRMDFSFQGYGKELSVGFKKRGSETEVVSVSSCPLLPESCRNIPALVEEYCTKSEFGTFRHGKGGYWRKLVVRVSHDSGKIMIHVITAPSKTHSPIKGLEELLFAKIPNLKTFAHSTRIGRPDIASGERLISLTGEPFITETLKKSDGGSVSYKISPNAFFQTNSSGAEVLFQRCLDIASPAATDVVYDLFCGSGGIGMFMASNVKKVIGFEISKETVLSARENAKLNGIENSQYITANLSNEGEVPTELPKPDIIVLDPPRSGVPAPTLERILSLAPEKIVYVSCNPSTLARDAERLEEKYTLTKFSSVDMFPHTAHIECIALLTRHSKS; encoded by the coding sequence ATGACTAATGAAAACAATGCCCTTGCAAAGGGCAGTACTATAGAAATTGAGATTGAGTCTTTAGCTTTCGGAGGCCAGGGCATTGCCCGCCATGAAGGATTGACTATTTTTGTTGATAACGCAGTGCCCGGACAGGTGCTGCGCTGCGAAATTACTAAGCTCAAAAAAAGATTTGCCTTCGCTAAACGGCTTGAAGTCATAACCCCATCGAAAGAAGAAGCCACTCCTTTTTGTGAACACTTCGGAATCTGCGGCGGATGCCTGCATCAGGACATTGCTTACGGTTCTCAAATTTACTGGAAAGGTCGGCAGGTCAGTGATACTTTGGCAAGAATAGGCAAAATAACGAAAGATACTGAAGGTATGGGTCAAGACACCATAGGTTCTCCTCTTCAGACCGGTTACCGCAATAGAATGGATTTTTCTTTTCAGGGATATGGAAAAGAGCTCTCTGTAGGATTTAAAAAACGCGGATCGGAAACCGAAGTTGTAAGCGTCAGCTCCTGCCCGCTCTTACCTGAGTCCTGCCGGAACATTCCGGCTTTAGTAGAAGAGTACTGCACTAAAAGCGAGTTCGGAACATTCAGACATGGCAAAGGTGGATATTGGCGTAAACTTGTTGTCCGCGTTTCTCACGATAGCGGCAAAATAATGATCCATGTGATCACCGCTCCTTCAAAAACTCACAGTCCCATCAAAGGACTTGAAGAACTTCTGTTTGCCAAGATTCCAAATCTTAAAACCTTTGCGCACTCAACCCGCATCGGCAGACCGGACATTGCCTCAGGTGAACGCCTTATTTCTCTGACCGGAGAACCGTTTATCACTGAAACTTTGAAAAAATCCGACGGCGGATCTGTCAGTTATAAAATCAGCCCCAACGCATTTTTCCAAACCAACTCCTCCGGAGCAGAAGTCCTCTTCCAAAGATGCTTAGATATTGCATCACCTGCTGCAACGGATGTTGTCTATGACCTGTTCTGCGGATCGGGCGGAATCGGCATGTTTATGGCGAGCAATGTAAAAAAAGTTATCGGGTTCGAAATTTCCAAGGAAACAGTCCTCTCTGCGCGAGAAAATGCCAAACTGAACGGAATTGAAAACAGCCAGTATATCACCGCCAACTTATCAAACGAAGGCGAAGTTCCAACAGAACTGCCGAAGCCGGATATAATTGTATTAGACCCTCCGCGAAGCGGTGTTCCGGCCCCTACTCTTGAACGTATACTATCATTGGCTCCTGAAAAGATTGTTTACGTATCCTGCAATCCGTCAACTCTCGCACGTGATGCAGAAAGACTGGAAGAAAAGTACACACTTACGAAGTTCAGCTCAGTAGATATGTTCCCGCACACTGCGCATATTGAATGTATTGCTTTGTTGACGAGACACAGTAAAAGCTGA
- a CDS encoding 30S ribosomal protein S1: MSEHNLEANGEENFAELFEAFQSESNDNLQVGDLVKGTVISVTKDSVFVDTGSKVDGIVNRDELTDSEGELTVKEGDAVELYVISIDNNGISLSKAMSGAGGLNMLNDAYESGLPVEGKVMETCKGGFRVSMMHRKVFCPVSQIDATFVETPEQYVGETHNFKIIKFEEGGRNVVVSRRALLEVEQEKSREKFIAEVEPGAVLEGKVTKLMAFGAFVELVPGVEGMVHVSELSWSRSAKPEDIVQPGDDITVRILAMEPRKDGKGLKISLSLKQLQADPWDEVGEKFKSGDKVTGTVARCTDFGVFVEIAPGIEGLVHISEMSYTKRVHKPSEEVTAGQEVSVMIKDLDLVKRRIALSMKDAEGDPWLDAAESFKVGTEVEGVVENKAEFGIFVSLAPGITGLLPMSRITRSERKNELEALTPGQKVKLTIEEINLADRKVTLTTGEPKEDTDWKKYAKPAAPKKSSPRKAAEPKVTTSGDSSGFGGLLGMKLQEAMKNKK, translated from the coding sequence ATGTCCGAGCATAACTTGGAAGCAAATGGCGAAGAAAACTTTGCCGAACTGTTTGAAGCTTTTCAGTCAGAATCAAACGACAACCTTCAGGTCGGTGATCTAGTTAAAGGAACTGTAATTTCAGTCACTAAAGACTCTGTGTTTGTAGACACAGGCTCAAAAGTTGACGGAATAGTTAACCGTGACGAGCTTACTGATTCAGAAGGCGAACTGACCGTTAAGGAAGGAGATGCCGTAGAACTTTACGTTATCTCCATTGACAATAATGGAATCAGCCTATCCAAAGCCATGTCCGGCGCAGGCGGCCTCAATATGCTCAACGATGCATATGAAAGCGGCCTACCGGTAGAAGGCAAGGTTATGGAAACCTGCAAAGGCGGTTTCAGAGTCAGCATGATGCACCGCAAGGTGTTCTGCCCCGTCAGCCAGATTGACGCAACTTTCGTGGAAACCCCGGAACAATACGTGGGTGAAACACACAATTTCAAGATCATCAAGTTTGAGGAAGGCGGACGCAACGTAGTTGTTTCCCGCAGAGCTCTTCTTGAGGTTGAACAGGAAAAATCCCGCGAGAAATTCATCGCGGAGGTTGAGCCTGGAGCAGTTCTTGAAGGTAAAGTTACCAAACTTATGGCCTTCGGCGCATTTGTGGAACTTGTCCCCGGAGTGGAAGGAATGGTCCACGTGTCAGAACTTAGCTGGTCACGATCTGCTAAGCCCGAAGACATCGTTCAGCCAGGTGATGACATCACTGTCAGAATCCTTGCCATGGAACCGCGTAAGGACGGAAAAGGACTTAAGATCAGTCTTTCTCTCAAGCAGCTTCAGGCTGACCCTTGGGACGAAGTCGGTGAAAAGTTTAAATCCGGCGACAAGGTTACCGGAACAGTTGCCCGTTGCACAGATTTCGGCGTATTTGTTGAAATCGCACCAGGCATCGAAGGTTTAGTTCATATTTCTGAAATGAGCTATACCAAGCGCGTTCACAAACCAAGTGAAGAAGTCACTGCCGGACAGGAAGTTTCCGTCATGATTAAAGATCTTGACCTCGTTAAACGCCGTATTGCGCTCAGCATGAAAGATGCTGAAGGTGATCCATGGCTTGACGCGGCGGAATCTTTCAAAGTCGGAACAGAAGTTGAAGGCGTTGTCGAAAATAAAGCCGAATTCGGTATTTTCGTAAGCCTTGCTCCTGGAATTACCGGCCTTCTGCCCATGTCACGTATTACCCGCTCAGAAAGGAAAAATGAGCTGGAAGCGTTGACTCCAGGCCAGAAAGTTAAACTGACCATTGAAGAAATCAACTTAGCTGACCGCAAGGTAACCCTGACCACAGGCGAACCTAAAGAAGATACAGATTGGAAGAAGTATGCAAAACCTGCTGCTCCTAAAAAATCTTCACCGCGTAAAGCTGCTGAACCCAAAGTCACTACTTCCGGCGACTCCAGTGGATTCGGCGGACTTCTTGGAATGAAACTCCAAGAAGCCATGAAAAATAAGAAATAA
- a CDS encoding FxsA family protein: MLGKLFLAFVLVPIFDLYLLVKIGGELGTLNTVMLVLLTAFVGAALARSQGMAAMQKVRENMDQGIMPAEEILDAVIIFAAGLTLLTPGFITDTLGLLLLFPLTRGYFKRWLRIKMVDWKKSPNVHMTYQHTEFKAWTNQEPSSQKIENVIDIEAHSPDDKDKPLQ; this comes from the coding sequence ATGCTTGGCAAACTCTTTTTAGCCTTTGTTCTTGTTCCAATATTTGATTTATATCTTCTTGTTAAGATCGGCGGCGAACTAGGCACACTTAATACAGTTATGTTGGTTTTGCTTACAGCCTTTGTCGGAGCGGCACTTGCCCGTTCGCAAGGAATGGCTGCGATGCAGAAGGTTCGCGAGAACATGGATCAAGGCATAATGCCCGCCGAAGAAATTCTTGATGCAGTTATCATTTTTGCAGCAGGACTCACCCTGCTCACTCCCGGATTCATCACTGATACACTCGGACTGCTTCTGCTCTTCCCGCTGACACGCGGATATTTTAAACGGTGGTTACGCATTAAAATGGTAGACTGGAAAAAAAGTCCGAATGTACACATGACCTACCAGCACACAGAATTCAAAGCCTGGACCAATCAGGAACCTAGCTCGCAAAAAATCGAAAACGTGATTGATATTGAAGCTCACAGCCCTGACGATAAAGACAAACCTCTTCAATAA
- a CDS encoding septal ring lytic transglycosylase RlpA family protein, whose product MFKRTFLMMFVFLIFASTAYAEEAAENSTEVNATSTVSAAFPVQVVPADYKEEGVASWYGEEFQGKVTASGEPYDMDKLTAAHNYLPLGVKVTVTNLDSGKSADVTINDRGPFVPDRIIDLSRAAADKLGFTDVGKANVRIEPYRPEEKVEVVAKPAEHKLYGSFYIQVGAYKVKENADRLIERLEKAGFHNARIVRIVTDSAQIFKVQLGMYKSLASARKANLKIGPGFPGTFILADVIQY is encoded by the coding sequence ATGTTTAAAAGAACGTTTTTAATGATGTTTGTGTTCCTAATTTTTGCAAGTACAGCTTACGCCGAAGAAGCGGCTGAAAACAGTACTGAAGTTAATGCAACGTCGACTGTAAGTGCTGCATTTCCTGTTCAAGTTGTTCCCGCAGACTATAAGGAAGAGGGCGTTGCTTCGTGGTATGGTGAGGAATTTCAAGGTAAAGTCACTGCAAGCGGCGAACCGTATGATATGGATAAGCTGACAGCCGCTCATAATTATCTTCCGCTTGGCGTAAAAGTTACTGTGACTAATTTAGATTCCGGAAAAAGTGCTGATGTCACTATAAATGATAGAGGGCCGTTTGTGCCTGACCGTATAATTGATCTTTCACGCGCTGCCGCAGATAAACTGGGCTTTACTGATGTCGGCAAAGCGAATGTACGTATTGAACCTTACCGTCCTGAAGAGAAAGTAGAAGTTGTTGCAAAGCCTGCTGAGCATAAACTTTACGGATCATTTTATATTCAAGTCGGCGCATATAAGGTTAAAGAAAATGCTGACAGGCTCATTGAGCGGCTTGAAAAGGCCGGGTTCCATAATGCCAGAATTGTACGGATTGTGACTGACAGTGCTCAAATCTTCAAGGTTCAGCTTGGAATGTATAAATCTCTTGCCAGTGCACGTAAGGCCAATCTTAAAATAGGTCCGGGGTTTCCGGGAACGTTTATACTTGCTGATGTGATTCAGTATTAA